From a single Rhinolophus ferrumequinum isolate MPI-CBG mRhiFer1 chromosome 15, mRhiFer1_v1.p, whole genome shotgun sequence genomic region:
- the EXOC3L2 gene encoding exocyst complex component 3-like protein 2: protein MPILKSLGVADSKVSRAGTLPRMSSKNPFEEIPGLEEEEAGELGSLPNGTSYRRRATLEKLAGLASFRLGWTPGRRAGGPNDGQPRSFLGRVLTPGIRRSSADFGLLGRLQGTRGQSDDEATGEAARRLAFLRLGRGPKPRRVSLAERVVPAGEAAPEPPPKVPEPPKMKEPLSVLEILSLIQQRELARADEHILELEAEELASSGGGAPGPPKVEGAGGGRRARDVALLYEALQRELWALVRETLAGPGPGAGAGAGAVAQLGQVLVQEEAADGRRGPGAARRLRAHWAEAVARAARERLEAAAPGAPGGLAAQLEALRARLLEDLGVVRGRLAPAYPAGLGAFGVYLRGYHGALAEWLGAAARRRLPLADRYALLYWHNQVYPREVLGLVDVVALENGELGSLLSPGTVRGLEDECVTDVKAQTRAALLRVLQEDEEHWGSTEDWPSSLAQDVCELLEEHTERAPRISREFGERMAYCCLGALAEFLQSFQQRVERFHENTGVRELLSDTYVSRTITLVNCGPPLRALAERLARVGPPESEPAREAAAGALDRVTRLCHRVLADLLFQELQPHFNKLMRREWLSSPQALDGIVGTLGAQALALRRMQDEPYQALVAELHRRALVEYVRPLLRGRLRCRSARTRSRVAGRLREDAAQLQRLFRRLESRASWLDAVVPHLAEVLQLEDTPSIQVEVGVLVRDYPDIRRKHVAALLDIRGLHNTAARHEILAVARDLELSEGGALSPPRNRAFFADIPVPRPSFCLGLPLFLGHLSLSRLARPSLAYLPRLRPLSPSRPRARR from the exons ATGCCCATCCTAAAGAGTCTAGGGGTGGCAGACTCTAAGGTGTCCCGGGCAGGGACGCTGCCCCGGATGTCCTCTAAGAACCCCTTTGAGGAAATTCCAGGGCTGGAAGAAGAAGAGGCCGGGGAGCTAGGGAGCCTGCCCAATGGAACATCTTATCGTCGACGTGCCACTCTGGAGAAGCTGGCAGGCCTGGCCTCCTTCCGGCTGGGCTGGACCCCTGGCCGGCGAGCAGGCGGCCCCAATGATGGGCAGCCCCGCTCTTTCCTGGGCCGTGTGCTGACACCAGGGATACGCAGGAGCTCAGCAGATTTTGGCCTCCTGGGCAGGCTTCAGGGGACCCGAGGCCAGAGCGATGATGAGGCAACTGGGGAGGCTGCCCGGAGACTGGCCTTCCTGAGACTGGGGCGCGGGCCCAAGCCCCGGCGAGTGTCACTGGCCGAGAGAGTGGTACCTGCAGGCGAGGCGGCTCCTGAGCCCCCACCCAAGGTCCCAGAGCCCCCGAAGATGAAGGAACCATTGTCAG TGCTGGAAATCCTGAGTTTGATCCAGCAGCGTGAGCTCGCGCGAGCAGACGAACACATCTTGGAGCTGGAGGCCGAGGAGCTGGCGTCGTCGGGGGGCGGCGCGCCTGGGCCGCCCAAGGTTGAGGGCGCCGGCGGGGGCCGCCGGGCGCGGGACGTGGCGCTGCTGTACGAGGCCCTGCAGCGCGAGCTGTGGGCGCTGGTGCGCGAGACGCTGGCGGGCCCCGGGCCGGGCGCCGGCGCCGGGGCGGGCGCCGTGGCGCAGCTGGGCCAGGTGCTGGTGCAGGAGGAGGCTGCCGACGGGCGCCGGGGCCCGGGGGCGGCCCGCAGGCTGCGTGCCCACTGGGCAGAGGCGGTGGCGCGCGCGGCGCGGGAGCGCCTGGAGGCGGCGGCCCCCGGAGCGCCCGGCGGCCTGGCGGCGCAGCTGGAGGCGCTGCGGGCGCGGCTGCTGGAGGACCTGGGCGTGGTGCGGGGCCGCCTGGCACCCGCCTACCCCGCCGGCCTGGGCGCCTTCGGCGTCTACCTGCGCGGCTACCACGGAGCGCTGGCCGAGTGGCTGGGGGCCGCCGCCCGCCGGAGGCTGCCGCTGGCCGACCGCTACGCGCTGCTGTACTGGCACAACCAGGTGTACCCCAG AGAGGTCCTAGGGTTGGTGGATGTGGTTGCCCTGGAGAACGGGGAGCTGGGGTCTCTTCTGTCGCCTGGCACTGTGCGGGGCTTGGAGGATGAATGTGTCACAGACGTCAAG GCTCAGACTCGGGCAGCCCTGCTCCGGGTGCTGCAGGAGGACGAGGAGCACTGGGGGAGCACAGAGGACTGGCCCAGCAGCCTGGCACAGGATGTGTGTGAG CTGCTGGAAGAGCACACAGAGCGAGCGCCCCGCATCAGCCGGGAGTTTGGGGAGCGGATGGCTTACTGCTGCCTGGGGGCGCTGGCAGAGTTCTTGCAGAG CTTCCAGCAGCGTGTGGAGCGATTCCATGAGAACACAGGAGTCCGGGAGCTGCTATCAGACACCTATGTCAGCAGGACCATCACCCTGGTCAATTGCGGCCCCCCCCTGAG GGCTCTGGCGGAGCGCCTGGCCCGAGTGGGGCCCCCTGAAAGTGAGCCGGCTCGGGAAGCAGCAGCCGGTGCTCTGGACCGTGTGACCCGGCTCTGCCACCGTGTCTTGGCCGACCTCTTGTTCCAGGAGCTGCAG CCGCACTTCAACAAGCTGATGCGCAGGGAGTGGCTGAGCAGCCCGCAGGCCCTGGACGGCATCGTGGGCACGCTGGGCGCGCAGGCCCTGGCACTGCGCAGGATGCAGGATGAGCCTTACCAG GCGCTGGTAGCCGAGCTGCACCGGCGGGCGCTAGTGGAGTACGTGCGGCCCCTGCTCCGCGGGCGCCTGCGCTGCCGCTCGGCGCGGACCCGCAGCCGCGTGGCCGGGAGACTCCGGGAGGACGCGGCGCAGCTCCAGAGGCTGTTCAGGCGGCTG GAGTCCCGGGCCTCGTGGCTGGATGCCGTAGTGCCCCATTTGGCCGAAGTGCTGCAGCTGGAGGACACTCCCAGCAtccaggtggaggtgggggtgctgGTGCGAGACTATCCAGACATCAG GCGGAAGCATGTAGCTGCCCTCCTTGACATCCGTGGCCTGCACAACACAGCTGCCCGCCATGAAATCCTGGCTGTGGCCCGAGACCTGGAACTGTCTGAGGGGGGAGCCCTGTCCCCTCCTCGTAACCGTGCCTTCTTCGCAGACATCCCTGTGCCCCGCCCATCTTTCTGCCTCggcctccctctcttcctgggCCACCTCTCCCTCTCCCGGCTGGCCAGGCCCAGTTTGGCCTATCTGCCCCGGCTTCGGCCTCTGTCTCCATCCCGGCCTAGGGCCCGACGCTGA